The sequence ATCTTTGCGGTAGACTTATCCAGGGTTCCTCCGCTTACTAGATAATAAGACGGAGTCAATCCCAGGGAAGCAAGTTCATTACCGCAAGTTTCTACGTTCTCACCACCATTCAGGGCAGCAGCGCAGGATCCGCCATTGCTTACGCTATAGCATACACCATAAGTGTAAGTTCCGCTGGCAGTTTTTTTCTTGCTCACCGTTAGACTCTTCTTCTGCTGAAGATACATATTGGTACTGATACGGATGTTACTCATATCGGTTCGACGGTCACAGAAGAAGATGTCGATATCGTAAGTTTTTCCAGCAACGAGATTACCCTGAGCCCCCTTAAATTCATCCAGGTTTACATAACCAGGAGCAGCCATATGGGTTCCGCCCAAGTCAACAGCGAGTCGGTTGTCGATGAACACCCAGATATCATCATCGCCGCGGAAGGAGAACTGCATACCGGGGCGATAAACGAAGTGGGCATGAGACTCAAAGCAGAAGTGCTGATTTCCCTTGCTCTTTATGCGCAAATCCCAAGACAGATTGTCGTACACGTCAGGATTCGTTCCCGAATCAAACTCACCAGAAGCCGTGGGGTACAGGTCAATATACGGAAGCCCCGTCGTAGGTTCGATGTCGGCCCAGTTTTCCACTTTACCCAACAACGAAATTGCAGCGCTAGAAACATAGCTCAGTGAACCAGCACCATATCTCACATTTCCGAGTACGTTACGGAGTGTAGCGGCAGTGGCGCAGGTACCAGTACATACCCCGGCAGCAACAGAATCCTGAAGGTCATTCAAAATGGTAAATGCGCCAGTAGGTTCATTCTGACTGTCATATTCCCACTTGCCGTCTGCTGTCTGAGAAAAGGGCACATCGCGACAATGCACGGAATTAACGCCCGGAGTTTCGCGGAACATCACGTCAAAGGCTTCCTTACTGGGGAAACAGCCACTGGCAGGATTATAAGTCGGCTTCTTGGTAACAGGATCCAGATTTTCATTGACGATACCCTTGGTCACACCGATACAGGGAACAGTATTTGCAGCACCGCCACCCGGGAAACCATAGGGAGCAGAAGCCACATAGCAACCGTTAGAAGCCACAGCAGGATAGGCATCACAGGTAAAGGAACCATGGAGAGATGCATCGGTATCATAGAGAACAGCCGCCATGGAATAGGTACAGTTACCCTCAATTTCAGGATCATTCAAGGAAATCACCTTGCCATCGGGGGATTCGCCCGGATCAGCAATAAAGAACAGTTCGTCAACGCCATAGCCTTCATACAATGCGGCAGAAGCGATAGGAGTCAACTTAGAAGCGCCCCATCCATCAATACCAATTGCATCATCAAGAGATTCATCTTCAGCCTTGAAGAAAATCAGATTTTCAGGCAGTTCTTCATCCATCCACACTGCGTAATACCAGCCGCACATATCGGGAGCGACCTTCAGATACTGGCGGTTTTTATAGGTACCATCACCGGAATACATGGGAACGGAAGCCTTCCACTCTTCATCGTCGGGTACAAGGACATAGAAGTACTTGATATCAGGCTTTTGGGAAGAAATCAAAGTAGATCCAGGCTTCTTGGGATTTTCCATCACATAGACATCGCCGTCATCTGTCGGACAGGGAATATCAAGATGGCTAGGAATAAGCATAGAATACATAGATTCGTAGCCGTTCCATTTAGACGCAAGAACATAATACAGTTCAGTACGGCCATAAGCAGAAGATCCCGAATTGACCTTAACCATATGCTGGATACCAAACTTTTCCTCAGGGCTCGAATACACGCTTTGATTTACCTTAATATCATAAAAACCGGTAGCCGAATTGAACATGTCTTCTGTAATGGCAAAAGTCTTGTTCAAAATGACGACATCCATTGCGCCAGACCATTCAGCCGGTTTCTGAAAATGAATTGTTCCAGAACATGTGGCGAAAGCACTTTCGGAGCAAGCAAAAATCGCAGCGACACTCAGCAAACTTTTAATAAACTTCTTCATGTCACCCTCCTATTACAAGAACCAGAAGGTTAAATTAAACTGTCCCTGCCAAGTCTTGGGCGCATCATCAGCATCGTTTAAGGCAGTGATACCCATAACAAAACGCAAGCTCATGTCAAGGGCCTTTGTACCGATGTACTTCGTGGAACCGACACCAATGACTGCATCCATTTCAAACACATCGCTCACGTCATGTTCGCGGAAAGTCTGCTTTCCGAAATCATCTTCGATAACAGTCTTACTCTTGGAATAAAGGGCGAAAGACGCCTGGGGGCCCACTTCCAGGAAAGCCACATTCGGCAAGGCGAAACGAGCCAATACCGGCACATCGATACGAAGCTGCTTGACGTAATATTCAATGGTCATGTCTGACTTTTCGGGAAGTCGATCAGAATCATCCCAAGTAAGAATCACAGATATGTCCGCTTCGCTGCTTGCATAACGATAAGCCCCGCCCACTTCCACATGGACACCGGCAAATTCACTGGGCATGTACAGCACGCTAAGGCCGGCATTATAACCAAGACCCCAGAAATTGCCCAGAATATCATCGGCCCCGGAAGTCTTGATGGAATAGCCCGAAGCACTCTTACCGAGGGAACCGAATCCAAGCTTTGTGTCGTAGAAATCGTTATAGGTTCCAGCAGCAAATACACCCGCGAAGAATTTCTTGCGGTCATCATTTGCGGGAACAGACGAAGTGGAGTTGACCGCAGGTTGTGAACCAAAAGGAACAAAGCTATCGCCATCCTGTGCAGCAGGAACGGCAGCAGGTGCCGCAGCATTTGCATTCCCAGTAAAAGTCCATTGCAGTCCTTCTTGCTGAGCCGCAGCAGGAGCGGCAGTGGCAGGAGCGGCCGCAGTTTTAGATTCGGCAGAGGGAGCCGGGGCGGGAGCTGCCTGACTAGGAGCAGCCGGTTCCGCAATTTCTACAAAACCGTGATCCTGAGGTGAGGGAGGCACAGGCGGAATTTCATCCTCCTGAACCGCCACAGGCGCAGGCAACGCTTCAGCGGGAGCAGCATTCCCATCGGCAACGGCACCCGTTGCAGGAGCGGCGGGCTCATCATCCCATCCAACATCAGCAGAATCCCAGTTTCCCTGGGCAAAGGCGGAAGCAAAGCAAATTCCCAGCAGGGCCATCAGTCGCTTCATATCTTCTCCTTAAAGTTAAAAGTCAACTGTACCCAGTT is a genomic window of Fibrobacter sp. UWH6 containing:
- a CDS encoding fibro-slime domain-containing protein, which gives rise to MKKFIKSLLSVAAIFACSESAFATCSGTIHFQKPAEWSGAMDVVILNKTFAITEDMFNSATGFYDIKVNQSVYSSPEEKFGIQHMVKVNSGSSAYGRTELYYVLASKWNGYESMYSMLIPSHLDIPCPTDDGDVYVMENPKKPGSTLISSQKPDIKYFYVLVPDDEEWKASVPMYSGDGTYKNRQYLKVAPDMCGWYYAVWMDEELPENLIFFKAEDESLDDAIGIDGWGASKLTPIASAALYEGYGVDELFFIADPGESPDGKVISLNDPEIEGNCTYSMAAVLYDTDASLHGSFTCDAYPAVASNGCYVASAPYGFPGGGAANTVPCIGVTKGIVNENLDPVTKKPTYNPASGCFPSKEAFDVMFRETPGVNSVHCRDVPFSQTADGKWEYDSQNEPTGAFTILNDLQDSVAAGVCTGTCATAATLRNVLGNVRYGAGSLSYVSSAAISLLGKVENWADIEPTTGLPYIDLYPTASGEFDSGTNPDVYDNLSWDLRIKSKGNQHFCFESHAHFVYRPGMQFSFRGDDDIWVFIDNRLAVDLGGTHMAAPGYVNLDEFKGAQGNLVAGKTYDIDIFFCDRRTDMSNIRISTNMYLQQKKSLTVSKKKTASGTYTYGVCYSVSNGGSCAAALNGGENVETCGNELASLGLTPSYYLVSGGTLDKSTAKMLTAGEVNVGGIDLTDPSVPMIYYDKMKLAPGRWSIFIEINKSTKKIMTFTIDENGTFEEEISSSDSGSNGGELDGSSNSNGGSEENPVAGSSASATEDGKNPEGAENGNGNVDPSSSSSKENGKNDSSDEKDDEDRNYAEPTFRVKMVAPFTFVIVFNEEIASQPKSYEVMDMLGSVVASGTVSTSETKVVAPSKGTFVVRSGRHHEIVKFK
- a CDS encoding outer membrane beta-barrel protein translates to MKRLMALLGICFASAFAQGNWDSADVGWDDEPAAPATGAVADGNAAPAEALPAPVAVQEDEIPPVPPSPQDHGFVEIAEPAAPSQAAPAPAPSAESKTAAAPATAAPAAAQQEGLQWTFTGNANAAAPAAVPAAQDGDSFVPFGSQPAVNSTSSVPANDDRKKFFAGVFAAGTYNDFYDTKLGFGSLGKSASGYSIKTSGADDILGNFWGLGYNAGLSVLYMPSEFAGVHVEVGGAYRYASSEADISVILTWDDSDRLPEKSDMTIEYYVKQLRIDVPVLARFALPNVAFLEVGPQASFALYSKSKTVIEDDFGKQTFREHDVSDVFEMDAVIGVGSTKYIGTKALDMSLRFVMGITALNDADDAPKTWQGQFNLTFWFL